Genomic window (Bosea vaviloviae):
TATCAGGAAGCCCTGGCCGCACTCGCCGGCGGAGCGGAGCGCGATCTCCGCATCGTCGAGGGCCTGTAGAGCACGCTGATTTTCCACGGAAACAGACCGTCATTCCGAAGCCGCGCCGCTCCGAATCCATCGTAGAGCGCCGGAGCCCTCCGATGGGTCCCGGGGCAAGCCTGGGATGACGGCGATGGCTGAGCCTCAGCGCCAGCCAAGAGCCGGCGCGACATGCTTCAGGATCATCTCGATGACATGGGCGTTGTAGGCGACGCCGAGCTGGTTGGGCACCGTCAGCAGCAGGGTGTCAGCCTCGGCGATCGCCTCGTCCTGCGCCAGTTCCTGGATCAGCTTGCCCGGCTCGGCTGCGTAGCTGCGTCCGAAAATCGCGCGGGTGTCGTCGATGAAGCCGACCTGATCGTCACCCTGGTTGCCGCCGAAATAGGCGCGGTCGCGGTCGTCCACCAGCGCGAAGATGCTGCGGCTGACCGAGACGCGCGGCTCGCGCGCATGTCCGGCCTCCTTCCAGGCCTCGCGATAGGCGCGGATCTGCTTCGCCTGCTGGATGTGGAAGGGCTCGCCGCTCTCGTCGTTCTTGAGCGTCGAACTCTGCAGGTTCATGCCGAGCTTGGCAGCCCAGGTCGCGGTGGCGTTGGAGCCGGCGCCCCACCAGATGCGCTCGCGCAAGCCCTCGGAATAGGGCTCGAGCCGCAATAGCCCGGGTGGATTGGGAAACATCGGCCGGGGGCTGGGCTTGGCGAAACCCTGGCCTCGCAGCAGATCGAGGAAGACCTCGGCGTGCCTGCGGCCCATATCGGCGTCGCTCTGGCCCTCTGCCGGCTCGTAGCCGAAATAGCGCCAGCCATCGATCACCTGCTCGGGCGAGCCGCGGCTGATGCCGAGCTGCAGGCGCCCGCCGGCGATGAGATCGGCGGAGCCGGCATCCTCCGCCATATAGAGCGGGTTCTCGTAGCGCATATCGATGACGCCGGTGCCGATCTCGATGCGGCTCGTCCTGGCGCCGACGGCAGCAAGCAGCGGGAAGGGCGAGGCGAGCTGGCGCGCAAAATGGTGCACGCGAAAATAGGCGCC
Coding sequences:
- a CDS encoding LLM class flavin-dependent oxidoreductase, translating into MKKIGFLSFGHWTPSPQSQTRSAGDTLLQSIDLAVAAEELGADGAYFRVHHFARQLASPFPLLAAVGARTSRIEIGTGVIDMRYENPLYMAEDAGSADLIAGGRLQLGISRGSPEQVIDGWRYFGYEPAEGQSDADMGRRHAEVFLDLLRGQGFAKPSPRPMFPNPPGLLRLEPYSEGLRERIWWGAGSNATATWAAKLGMNLQSSTLKNDESGEPFHIQQAKQIRAYREAWKEAGHAREPRVSVSRSIFALVDDRDRAYFGGNQGDDQVGFIDDTRAIFGRSYAAEPGKLIQELAQDEAIAEADTLLLTVPNQLGVAYNAHVIEMILKHVAPALGWR